One part of the Mailhella massiliensis genome encodes these proteins:
- the gap gene encoding type I glyceraldehyde-3-phosphate dehydrogenase: MKKVRVAINGFGRIGRQVFRAMYGKYGETAEIVAINDLMDANTNFHLLQHDSAYGPAAFTCEVASEKTSVGGVECTMVKVGDWNVACLAERDPNKLPWKELEVDVVVESTGIFRSAPQAGVHLERGAKKVIISAPAKQPDLTVVMGVNQDMYDPAKHNILSNASCTTNCLAPVAKVMHQEFGIKLGSMVTVHSYTNDQRILDLPHKDLRRARAAALNIIPTSTGAAKAVAEVIPSLKGRFAGYALRVPTPTVSIVDFTAVLEKSTDAETLVNAFRAASDTYLKGILGVNDLPLVSMDFKGDSRSSIVESEYCTVQDGNLAKVVSWYDNEWAYSVRVTDLIHYMQSKGF; this comes from the coding sequence ATGAAAAAGGTAAGAGTTGCTATCAACGGCTTCGGCCGTATCGGCCGTCAGGTCTTCCGCGCCATGTATGGCAAGTACGGCGAAACCGCCGAAATCGTGGCCATCAACGACCTGATGGATGCCAACACCAATTTCCATCTGCTCCAGCACGACAGCGCCTACGGTCCCGCCGCCTTCACCTGCGAAGTGGCTTCTGAAAAGACCTCCGTGGGCGGCGTGGAATGCACCATGGTCAAGGTCGGCGACTGGAACGTGGCCTGCCTCGCCGAACGCGATCCCAACAAGCTCCCCTGGAAGGAACTCGAGGTGGACGTGGTGGTGGAATCCACCGGTATCTTCCGCAGCGCTCCCCAGGCCGGCGTGCATCTGGAACGCGGCGCCAAGAAGGTCATCATTTCCGCTCCCGCCAAGCAGCCCGATCTCACCGTGGTCATGGGCGTGAACCAGGACATGTATGATCCCGCCAAGCACAACATCCTGTCCAACGCCTCCTGCACCACCAACTGCCTCGCCCCCGTGGCCAAGGTGATGCATCAGGAATTCGGCATCAAGCTCGGCAGCATGGTCACCGTGCATTCCTACACCAACGACCAGCGCATCCTCGACCTGCCTCATAAGGACCTGCGCCGCGCCCGCGCCGCCGCTCTGAACATCATCCCCACCAGCACCGGCGCCGCCAAGGCCGTGGCCGAAGTCATTCCTTCCCTGAAGGGCCGCTTCGCCGGCTATGCTCTGCGCGTGCCCACCCCCACCGTGTCCATCGTGGACTTCACCGCCGTGCTTGAAAAGTCCACCGACGCCGAAACCCTGGTGAACGCCTTCCGCGCCGCTTCCGATACCTATCTGAAGGGCATCCTCGGCGTGAACGACCTTCCCCTCGTGTCCATGGACTTCAAGGGCGATTCCCGTTCCTCCATCGTGGAATCCGAATACTGCACCGTGCAGGACGGCAACCTCGCCAAGGTGGTGAGCTGGTACGACAACGAATGGGCCTACTCCGTCCGCGTCACCGACCTCATCCACTACATGCAGTCCAAGGGCTTCTAA
- a CDS encoding N-acetyltransferase: MHPFASAPKKALPGNQSTLPDISAVTLPTRFTSRKARIQDVDGMSSLINEFAAARIMLARGPLYLYQNIQDYRVITAMMGEREVVLACGGLHVLWEDLAEVRSVAVHPGLQHKGIGRLIVQDLIADARALGAAHVFTFTLAPGFFSSLGFSAVDRDTLSPVVWAECSKCPKFYKCDEVGMMLHF; this comes from the coding sequence ATGCATCCTTTCGCTTCCGCCCCGAAGAAGGCGCTGCCCGGCAACCAGTCCACGCTGCCCGACATCAGTGCCGTGACGCTGCCGACCCGCTTCACCAGCCGCAAGGCCAGGATTCAGGACGTGGACGGCATGTCCAGCCTCATCAACGAGTTCGCCGCCGCCCGCATCATGCTGGCCCGAGGGCCGCTTTATCTTTATCAGAATATTCAGGATTACCGCGTCATCACCGCCATGATGGGCGAGAGGGAAGTCGTTCTCGCCTGCGGCGGCCTGCATGTGCTGTGGGAAGACCTTGCCGAAGTCCGATCCGTGGCCGTTCACCCCGGCCTGCAGCACAAGGGCATAGGCCGGCTCATCGTGCAGGATCTCATTGCCGACGCGCGCGCCCTCGGCGCGGCCCATGTGTTCACCTTCACGCTGGCCCCGGGCTTTTTCTCCTCTCTCGGCTTTTCCGCCGTGGACAGGGACACGCTCTCGCCCGTGGTCTGGGCCGAATGCAGCAAATGCCCGAAATTCTATAAATGCGACGAAGTCGGCATGATGCTGCACTTCTAA
- the argF gene encoding ornithine carbamoyltransferase, giving the protein MSKLKNRDFLKIADFSREELDYLLRLAARLKKLNKEGKEPQFLKGKNVALVFEKTSTRTRCAFETSLFDQGAHSTYLSDGSQIGKKESMADTARVLSRMYDGIEYRGFGQEIVEKLAEFSSVPVWNGLTNEAHPTQILADFLTMLEHCDKPLHEITFAYLGDARYNMGNSLMMGAAKMGMKFRSVAPEALQTSDEIYSLCLAEAEKSGAEIIRTSDVAEGVKGCDFIYTDVWVSMGEPDEVWKERIDLLLPYQVNARVMELTGNAGCKFMHCLPAFHNRETAVGESIYRKFGLEALEVTEDVFESPSSIVFDEAENRKHTIKAVMVATLADIPPIFFED; this is encoded by the coding sequence ATGAGCAAACTCAAGAATCGTGACTTTCTGAAAATAGCCGACTTCTCCCGCGAAGAACTGGATTATCTGCTCCGCCTCGCCGCGCGCCTCAAAAAGCTCAACAAGGAAGGAAAGGAACCGCAGTTCCTCAAGGGCAAGAACGTGGCCCTCGTGTTTGAAAAGACCTCCACCCGCACCCGCTGCGCCTTCGAGACCTCCCTTTTCGATCAGGGCGCGCACAGCACCTACCTGAGCGACGGCTCCCAGATAGGGAAAAAGGAATCCATGGCCGATACGGCCCGCGTGCTCTCCCGCATGTACGACGGCATAGAATACCGCGGCTTCGGGCAGGAGATCGTGGAAAAGCTGGCGGAATTCTCTTCCGTGCCGGTATGGAACGGCCTGACCAACGAAGCGCATCCCACGCAGATTCTGGCCGACTTTCTCACCATGCTGGAACACTGCGACAAGCCTCTTCATGAAATCACCTTCGCCTACCTCGGCGACGCCCGCTACAACATGGGCAATTCCCTCATGATGGGCGCGGCGAAGATGGGCATGAAGTTCCGTTCCGTGGCCCCCGAGGCCCTCCAGACCAGCGACGAGATCTACAGCCTCTGCCTTGCCGAAGCCGAAAAGTCGGGCGCGGAAATCATCCGCACGAGCGACGTGGCCGAAGGCGTGAAGGGCTGCGATTTCATCTATACCGACGTGTGGGTGTCCATGGGCGAACCCGACGAGGTGTGGAAGGAACGCATCGATCTGCTTCTGCCCTATCAGGTGAACGCCCGCGTCATGGAGCTGACCGGCAATGCCGGATGCAAGTTCATGCACTGCCTGCCCGCCTTCCACAACAGGGAAACCGCCGTGGGCGAATCCATCTACCGGAAATTCGGCCTCGAGGCGCTGGAAGTGACGGAAGACGTGTTCGAATCCCCCAGCTCCATCGTGTTCGACGAAGCGGAAAACCGCAAGCACACCATCAAGGCCGTCATGGTCGCCACGCTGGCGGACATTCCGCCCATCTTCTTCGAAGACTAG
- the rpmB gene encoding 50S ribosomal protein L28, whose translation MGKQCEICGKKAQVGNLVSHSNIKTKRRFNPNLQAVRHQDADGTVRTINVCTRCLRSGAVVKPVVKNDAE comes from the coding sequence ATGGGTAAACAGTGTGAGATCTGCGGCAAGAAAGCTCAGGTGGGCAACCTTGTGAGCCATTCCAATATCAAGACCAAGCGTCGCTTCAATCCCAACCTGCAGGCTGTCCGCCATCAGGACGCCGACGGTACCGTGCGCACCATCAACGTGTGCACCCGCTGCCTCCGTTCCGGCGCCGTGGTGAAGCCCGTCGTCAAGAACGACGCCGAATAG
- a CDS encoding rhomboid family intramembrane serine protease: protein MNDLRAPFRHRPKRRIAMWRRPARVPEYWRVVDFRGPEYMGRQLPAPGTRQMELLRLVLDSRDIPYIITGHGSQVRAFVPPMFETLVRTELADVASEKAPASPSPAPRRNAHWAMLVMLFLIFWHGLTMGWWPLPFEHVPDPDYWKMCGRLDVAAVRAGEWWRTATALTLHADSLHLFSNVLFGAPFLVLLARRLGLGLTLAATLVSGMLGNAMNVLYREPGYVSLGFSTAMFATVGLLCADITVRSPARGFRRLALPAAAGMAFLALLGTEGQNTDYAAHIFGLLSGFLVGLAVSSRLRHDGGLPPSLEYLLGFAAPLFLLLCWNAAL, encoded by the coding sequence ATGAACGACCTACGCGCCCCCTTCCGCCACCGCCCGAAACGCCGCATCGCCATGTGGCGACGCCCTGCGCGCGTACCGGAATACTGGCGCGTGGTGGATTTCCGCGGGCCGGAATACATGGGCAGACAGTTGCCCGCCCCCGGCACGAGACAGATGGAACTTCTGCGTCTCGTGCTCGATTCGCGCGACATTCCCTACATCATCACGGGCCACGGTTCGCAGGTACGGGCCTTCGTGCCCCCCATGTTCGAAACGCTGGTCCGCACGGAACTTGCCGACGTGGCTTCGGAAAAAGCGCCCGCTTCTCCATCGCCGGCCCCAAGACGCAATGCCCACTGGGCCATGCTCGTCATGCTCTTTCTCATTTTCTGGCACGGGCTGACCATGGGATGGTGGCCCCTGCCCTTCGAGCATGTCCCCGACCCTGACTACTGGAAGATGTGCGGCAGGCTGGATGTTGCCGCCGTGCGCGCCGGGGAATGGTGGCGTACGGCCACGGCCCTCACCCTCCACGCCGACAGCCTGCACCTTTTCAGCAACGTCCTGTTCGGCGCTCCCTTTCTCGTTCTTCTGGCAAGGCGGCTGGGACTCGGCCTCACCCTTGCGGCTACGCTGGTCTCCGGTATGCTGGGCAACGCCATGAACGTGCTCTACCGGGAGCCGGGCTATGTGAGCCTCGGCTTCTCCACCGCCATGTTCGCCACGGTGGGACTGCTCTGTGCCGACATCACGGTACGCAGTCCGGCGAGGGGATTCCGCCGTCTGGCGCTTCCGGCAGCCGCAGGCATGGCATTTCTGGCCCTTCTCGGCACGGAAGGACAGAACACCGACTATGCCGCCCATATTTTCGGCCTTCTCTCCGGCTTTCTGGTCGGACTTGCCGTCAGCTCCCGCCTGAGGCATGATGGCGGCCTCCCCCCTTCTCTGGAATACCTGCTCGGCTTCGCCGCGCCTCTTTTTCTGCTTCTGTGCTGGAATGCAGCACTCTAA
- the tgt gene encoding tRNA guanosine(34) transglycosylase Tgt, which yields MDKAPGTFELLGKDGDARAGLLHTAHGVIETPIFMPVGTVGSVKALAPDDLNAAGAQIILGNTYHLYLRPGDELVARRGGLHEFIRWNRPILTDSGGFQAFSLSKLNKMKVDGVEFRSHIDGSKHMFTPEKVISIQRNLNSDIMMPLDVCLGYGATYEEAEKAVKRTTEWAARCREAYPAHSAGNLLFGIVQGCTYPELREASARQLMNIGFEGYSIGGLAVGEPKNLMMKNLRVLNPVLPQDKPRYLMGVGTPLDILHAIEAGVDMFDCVLPTRNARNGTLYTSEGKINIKRREYAEDDGPLDPKCNCYTCRTFSRAYLRHLYVSQELLAFRLNSLHNITYFLNMVRGARRAILEGRYAAFKAEYEARYPEEDLLFDAPEA from the coding sequence ATGGACAAAGCCCCCGGCACCTTCGAACTCCTGGGCAAGGACGGCGACGCCCGCGCCGGCCTTCTGCACACCGCGCACGGCGTCATCGAAACCCCCATCTTCATGCCCGTAGGCACCGTGGGCAGCGTGAAGGCCCTGGCTCCCGACGATCTGAACGCCGCAGGCGCGCAGATCATTCTCGGCAACACCTATCACCTCTATCTGCGTCCGGGCGATGAACTTGTGGCACGCCGCGGCGGCCTGCACGAATTCATACGCTGGAACAGGCCCATACTCACCGACAGCGGCGGCTTTCAGGCCTTCAGCCTGAGCAAGCTGAACAAGATGAAGGTCGACGGGGTGGAATTCCGCTCCCACATCGACGGCTCGAAGCACATGTTCACGCCGGAAAAGGTCATTTCCATCCAGCGAAACCTGAACTCCGACATCATGATGCCTCTCGACGTGTGCCTCGGCTACGGCGCGACCTATGAGGAAGCGGAAAAGGCCGTGAAACGCACCACGGAATGGGCTGCGCGCTGCCGCGAAGCCTACCCCGCCCACAGCGCCGGAAACCTTCTCTTCGGCATCGTGCAGGGCTGCACCTATCCTGAACTGCGCGAAGCCTCGGCCCGGCAGCTCATGAACATAGGTTTTGAAGGCTATTCCATCGGCGGCCTCGCCGTGGGGGAACCCAAGAACCTCATGATGAAGAACCTGCGCGTGCTGAATCCCGTGCTGCCGCAGGACAAGCCCCGCTACCTCATGGGCGTGGGCACGCCCCTGGACATTCTGCACGCCATAGAAGCGGGCGTGGACATGTTCGACTGCGTGCTGCCCACGCGCAACGCCCGCAACGGCACGCTGTACACCTCGGAAGGCAAGATCAACATCAAGCGCCGGGAATACGCCGAAGACGACGGCCCCCTGGACCCGAAGTGCAACTGCTACACCTGCCGCACCTTCTCGCGGGCCTATCTGCGGCACCTCTACGTCAGTCAGGAGCTGCTGGCCTTCCGCCTCAATTCCCTGCACAACATCACCTACTTCCTGAACATGGTGCGCGGCGCGCGCAGGGCCATTCTTGAAGGCCGCTATGCGGCGTTCAAGGCCGAGTACGAAGCCAGATACCCCGAAGAAGACCTGCTCTTCGACGCGCCGGAAGCCTAG
- a CDS encoding M14 family metallopeptidase — protein MKRERLFVMSSPFRDEFRIHGFRFGSGRKSLAVVGAMRGDELQQQFVCSRLVHTLQDLEERGELMPGHEILIIPSANPFAMNIGKRFWAMDNTDINRMFPGYPLGETTQRIAAALFEHIQGYRFGVQLASYYLPGDFIPHVRMMHTGYEDVELAQGFGLPYTLVRNPLPIDTTTLNYNWQIWETQAFSVYAGHTGVIDASSADDSLSAILRFMALHGLIRHRPHPGYHSEVVQEDELINVKACRAGIMYGMCRTDDIVRRHQRLACILDPYDGSVRWEVRAPEDGTVFFMQTRPLVLENSMLFRLIPS, from the coding sequence ATGAAACGCGAACGGCTCTTCGTCATGTCCTCGCCGTTCCGGGACGAGTTCCGCATTCACGGCTTCCGTTTCGGCTCCGGCAGAAAAAGTCTGGCCGTGGTGGGGGCCATGCGCGGCGACGAGCTGCAGCAGCAGTTCGTATGTTCCCGCCTCGTTCACACGCTTCAGGATCTGGAGGAGCGGGGAGAACTCATGCCCGGACATGAGATCCTCATCATCCCTTCGGCCAATCCCTTTGCCATGAACATAGGCAAACGCTTCTGGGCCATGGACAACACCGACATCAACCGCATGTTTCCCGGTTATCCTCTGGGGGAAACCACGCAGCGCATCGCCGCCGCCCTGTTTGAGCACATTCAGGGCTACCGTTTCGGCGTACAGCTTGCGAGCTATTATCTGCCCGGAGACTTCATTCCTCATGTGCGCATGATGCATACGGGCTATGAGGACGTGGAGCTGGCCCAGGGCTTCGGTCTGCCGTACACGCTGGTGCGCAATCCCCTGCCCATAGACACCACGACGCTGAACTACAACTGGCAGATCTGGGAGACGCAGGCCTTTTCCGTCTATGCCGGTCATACCGGCGTCATCGACGCCTCCTCGGCCGACGACAGCCTTTCGGCCATACTGCGCTTCATGGCGCTGCACGGCCTTATCCGGCACCGCCCCCATCCGGGCTATCACTCCGAAGTGGTGCAGGAGGACGAACTCATCAACGTCAAAGCCTGTCGGGCGGGCATCATGTACGGCATGTGCAGGACCGACGACATTGTGCGCCGTCATCAGCGCCTCGCCTGTATTCTCGATCCGTACGACGGTTCCGTGCGCTGGGAGGTGCGCGCTCCCGAGGACGGCACCGTCTTCTTCATGCAGACCCGTCCGCTGGTGCTGGAAAATTCCATGCTTTTCAGGCTCATTCCGAGCTGA
- a CDS encoding M14 family metallopeptidase gives MIKTVISTELPVDEHLLIRKNSISGGTGKKRICIVTGTHGDELEGQYICYRIGSILQENLDRLDGTVEIYPALNPLGIDSITRGIPNFDLDMNRIFPGDPRGSMAENTAYNLIEDLKGADLVLDIHSSNIFLYEVPQVRINQLTAERLVPLARYLNLDFLWVHEAATVLEATLAYSLNTLDTPTLVVEMGVGMRITKSYGDQLVGGILNLMRHLGVWKGEVPEPPAGHKTILSTGGSVEFINASASGVFIPLIRQSNLVEAGQPIGRIVDPLRGAVLQEVAAEQPGFVFTIRAYPVVYEGSLLARVYREGRA, from the coding sequence ATGATAAAAACCGTCATTTCCACGGAGCTGCCGGTGGACGAGCATCTGCTCATCCGCAAGAACAGCATTTCGGGAGGAACCGGGAAGAAGCGCATCTGCATCGTCACCGGTACTCACGGCGACGAGCTGGAGGGGCAGTACATCTGCTATCGCATCGGCAGCATCCTGCAGGAGAATCTCGACAGGCTCGACGGCACGGTGGAGATCTACCCCGCCCTGAATCCCCTGGGCATCGACTCCATCACGCGCGGCATTCCCAACTTCGATCTGGACATGAACCGCATTTTCCCTGGCGATCCCCGGGGCAGCATGGCGGAGAACACGGCCTACAATCTGATCGAGGATCTGAAGGGGGCGGATCTTGTGCTGGATATCCATTCCAGCAACATTTTCCTGTATGAGGTGCCGCAGGTCCGCATCAATCAGCTTACGGCGGAAAGACTTGTGCCGCTGGCCCGCTATCTGAATCTGGATTTTCTGTGGGTGCATGAGGCCGCCACCGTGCTGGAAGCCACGCTGGCCTATTCCCTCAACACGCTGGATACGCCCACGCTGGTGGTGGAAATGGGCGTGGGGATGCGCATCACCAAAAGCTACGGCGATCAGCTTGTGGGCGGCATACTGAACCTCATGCGTCATCTCGGCGTATGGAAGGGCGAGGTGCCCGAGCCTCCGGCCGGGCATAAGACCATTCTTTCCACCGGAGGAAGCGTGGAATTCATCAACGCCTCGGCTTCGGGCGTGTTCATTCCGCTTATCCGTCAGTCCAATCTGGTCGAGGCGGGGCAGCCCATAGGGCGCATCGTCGATCCTCTGCGCGGCGCCGTGCTTCAGGAGGTGGCCGCGGAACAGCCGGGCTTTGTCTTCACCATACGGGCGTATCCGGTGGTGTATGAAGGTTCGCTTCTTGCCCGCGTCTACAGGGAGGGCAGGGCATGA
- the coaE gene encoding dephospho-CoA kinase (Dephospho-CoA kinase (CoaE) performs the final step in coenzyme A biosynthesis.) → MTEEKTPFDEDIEFSEEEGGSVGEERLFPVPEGTRRVRLDVFLSSVAELSRSRVKKLVEQGSCTVDGALCTDADMRVRPGQNVTLRMPGASEALLPEEGPLDIVYCDEDIVVVNKPADLTMHPCPSCPQGTLVHRLLARFPQLALQEGPRPGIVHRLDKDTSGLVIVALSERARLRLIEDFAARRVHKTYLAVTRGVPPSEGTCDLPIGRHPVIKTRMAVVPEEKGGRNALTTWSTLYASSSGRFALLAVRLFTGRTHQIRVHLAREGFPLWGDAVYGPEDRASPAARQLLHAWKLEFQHPVSGRTMNFVCPPPGDFPRAMLALERGMRRVILTGMPGCGKSAVLERMREHSIPVWSADRAVAEQYRPGADGWHLMRQRWGNAFFDEDGTVDRTKLTALLSRTPGMRRELERLIHPLVRDSMDRFFQYAGARGEAVAVAEVPLWFETGWTCPGADIAVIVCPDEVRHERLRRTRSWSDEKIAAVEGWQWTQRDKAAAADLLIANGGTLEELDRGVSHFLNALTEKERKEEEALLEKWTGLWSGEKS, encoded by the coding sequence ATGACTGAAGAAAAGACGCCGTTCGACGAGGATATCGAATTTTCGGAAGAAGAGGGCGGGAGCGTCGGAGAAGAGCGTCTTTTTCCCGTGCCCGAAGGTACGCGCAGGGTCCGCCTCGACGTGTTTCTCAGCTCCGTGGCGGAACTTTCCCGCAGCAGGGTGAAGAAGCTGGTGGAGCAGGGGAGCTGCACCGTGGACGGTGCCCTCTGCACGGATGCGGACATGCGTGTGCGGCCGGGCCAGAACGTGACGCTGCGTATGCCCGGAGCCTCGGAAGCGCTGCTTCCCGAGGAAGGGCCGCTGGACATCGTGTACTGCGACGAGGATATCGTGGTGGTGAACAAGCCCGCCGATCTTACCATGCACCCCTGTCCGAGCTGCCCGCAGGGCACGCTGGTGCACCGGCTGCTGGCCCGCTTCCCGCAGCTGGCGCTTCAGGAAGGGCCGAGACCCGGCATCGTGCACCGGCTGGACAAGGACACGTCCGGCCTTGTGATCGTGGCCCTTTCGGAAAGGGCCAGGCTCCGCCTCATCGAGGATTTTGCCGCAAGGAGGGTGCACAAGACCTATCTTGCCGTAACGCGCGGCGTTCCTCCCTCCGAGGGAACGTGCGATCTGCCCATAGGCCGTCACCCCGTCATCAAGACGCGCATGGCCGTAGTGCCCGAGGAGAAGGGCGGCAGAAATGCGCTTACGACATGGAGCACGCTTTACGCCTCGTCTTCCGGTCGCTTCGCTCTGCTTGCCGTTCGTCTTTTCACGGGGCGCACCCATCAGATCCGCGTGCACCTTGCCCGGGAGGGCTTTCCCCTGTGGGGCGATGCCGTGTACGGCCCGGAAGACAGGGCTTCGCCTGCGGCAAGGCAGCTTCTGCACGCATGGAAGCTGGAATTTCAGCATCCCGTGAGCGGCAGAACCATGAATTTCGTCTGCCCTCCGCCCGGGGATTTTCCCCGCGCCATGCTGGCGCTGGAACGGGGGATGCGGCGCGTCATACTTACCGGTATGCCCGGCTGCGGCAAGTCCGCCGTGCTGGAGAGAATGCGGGAGCATTCCATTCCCGTATGGAGTGCGGACAGGGCCGTGGCGGAGCAGTACAGACCCGGAGCGGACGGCTGGCACCTCATGCGTCAGCGCTGGGGCAACGCCTTTTTCGACGAGGACGGAACGGTGGACCGCACGAAGCTGACGGCTCTTCTTTCGCGCACTCCCGGCATGAGGCGCGAGCTTGAGCGGCTGATCCATCCCCTGGTGAGAGATTCCATGGACAGGTTCTTTCAGTATGCCGGGGCGCGGGGGGAGGCCGTTGCCGTGGCGGAAGTGCCGTTGTGGTTCGAAACGGGCTGGACATGTCCCGGAGCGGATATAGCCGTCATCGTCTGCCCCGATGAGGTCCGGCACGAAAGGCTGCGGCGTACCAGAAGCTGGAGCGATGAGAAAATAGCCGCCGTGGAAGGCTGGCAGTGGACGCAGCGGGACAAGGCTGCGGCCGCAGATCTGCTCATTGCCAACGGGGGTACGCTGGAGGAGCTGGACCGTGGGGTGAGCCATTTTCTGAACGCCCTGACGGAAAAGGAGCGGAAAGAGGAAGAGGCACTTCTCGAGAAGTGGACGGGGCTGTGGAGCGGAGAAAAATCGTAA
- a CDS encoding PaaI family thioesterase produces MRMLLRCNLCYEVRMSEVVTEGTLSALLGIEVEGFGADGRGAVSMPLDGRHRNSMGNAHGGAVFTLADMAFAAGCRGAGLVCVSAQCSISYLLPGQRGPLRAEAVPVKLGSTLAVFDIMVYDGAGRNIAKAVMTGYIVKRLKSGAEHD; encoded by the coding sequence ATGCGTATGCTTTTGCGCTGTAATCTGTGTTATGAGGTGCGTATGAGCGAAGTCGTCACGGAAGGCACGCTGTCCGCTCTGCTGGGGATAGAAGTCGAAGGTTTCGGGGCGGACGGGCGCGGCGCGGTATCCATGCCGCTGGACGGGCGTCACAGAAATTCCATGGGCAACGCCCACGGGGGTGCGGTGTTCACCCTGGCCGATATGGCCTTTGCCGCAGGGTGCAGGGGGGCGGGACTGGTGTGCGTGAGCGCGCAGTGCTCCATTTCCTATCTTCTTCCCGGTCAGCGGGGACCGCTGCGGGCCGAGGCCGTTCCCGTGAAGCTGGGGAGTACCCTCGCCGTGTTCGACATCATGGTGTACGACGGGGCGGGCAGAAACATCGCCAAGGCCGTGATGACCGGCTATATCGTCAAAAGGCTGAAGAGCGGAGCGGAGCATGACTGA
- a CDS encoding FmdB family zinc ribbon protein, which yields MPIYEYACPQCRKTFEEWLHSGDDAETQPCPDCGQSCHRVISNTSFILKGGGWFASSYGHGTSNLFDKSKGVPSVSDKKPEESAPSTPKAESPAPAKSADTSAGTK from the coding sequence ATGCCTATCTACGAATACGCCTGCCCCCAATGCCGCAAGACCTTTGAAGAATGGCTGCATTCCGGCGACGACGCCGAAACGCAGCCCTGCCCCGACTGCGGGCAGAGCTGCCATCGAGTGATTTCCAACACTTCCTTCATTCTCAAAGGAGGCGGCTGGTTCGCCTCCTCCTACGGGCACGGTACCAGCAATCTTTTCGACAAAAGCAAGGGCGTTCCCTCCGTTTCCGACAAGAAGCCGGAAGAAAGCGCTCCCTCCACCCCCAAAGCCGAAAGCCCGGCCCCCGCGAAAAGCGCGGACACCTCCGCCGGTACGAAATAG